One Tenebrio molitor chromosome 2, icTenMoli1.1, whole genome shotgun sequence genomic region harbors:
- the wit gene encoding activin receptor type-2A encodes MKLVGTYIIIFFTFLQFVSAIKDNSKDFILCAKAVGLITHITEDGGPEEISTESPDEKCIKNYCYTLWREDPHEGTKTIMGQGCWDTSGKPNECDRPQCLAENKPPKAMNNTKFCCCSEDMCNVNFTDAYVPAEDFPPSTTELAPKKSVKSFIWIGAVVSFIIITIIALPTSYYLWKKKPKKSDVESCQQHPVPSSADYSLDKLKLLNVIGQGRYGCVWQGVIDDQEVAVKVFAAHHRNYFLNEDEMYKLSGENSALLKCFGGGEYMVAPGGLADYLLLLSLEQECLQEYLKNHTLDLVTLSKMSLGVARGLAHLHSDLGKPCIAHRDINSRNILVRSDLTCCICDLGLAVVPRLAENKSISEAGTLRYMAPEVLEGAVNLRDCESALKQIDIYALGLVLWELGIRCTDMQNSEPPSYSPPFYKEAGENPTLEQMQTLVSRHKARPLWPPSWKDTAAARLLCETAEDCWDQDAEARLTSLCVVERLLELPLLKGRVLHSMHPPASPTPLINNNHLHDHQIDMSVGTVETLLSPSEEHCKNSNQLVACVTPLQPYQGRNPCLERNLLSGSSDSLLIDKSSKHCTSSEFQNLITNDFLNYQINYRAMPIPYLQNAVHGSPKQSNTSSETSKSKFKWNSFMKLFPNKKFNSDDNSSKATQVKLNAKLVNGFGQNGVTTSLLAESETKRPSTLPLTLKSQENALNSCGVTQILKRKNSLSRQRSLEQFNEVFSSISDLSRLKDPSQRIKTPGDVPPSVRRTRGKAAKESARFSLYDDRMMCRGQWGSAPDLEPPVPPKLPQLNDLQDRDSVSSF; translated from the exons ATGAAACTGGTGGGAAcgtatattataattttttttacgtttttgcAATTTGTCAGTGCAATTAAAGATAACTCCAAAGATTTTATATTGTGCGCAAAGGCAGTTGGTTTAATTACACACATCACTGAAGATGGGGGCCCCGAAGAAATTTCAACAGAATCCCCTGATGAGAAGTGTATCAAAAATTACTGTTACACCCTGTGGCGGGAAGATCCACATGAGGGAACCAAAACCATCATGGGTCAAG gTTGTTGGGACACCTCGGGAAAACCAAACGAATGTGACAGGCCACAGTGCCTTGCTGAGAATAAACCTCCAAAGGcaatgaacaatacaaaattttgttgttgttcagAGGATATGTGCAATGTAAATTTCACTGACGCCTATGTACCTGCCGAAGATTTCCCTCCATCAACTACAGAACTAGCACCCAAGAAATCTGTAAAGTCATTTATTTGGATAGGGGCAGTTGTATCGTTCATAATCATCACAATAATCGCGTTACCTACGTCGTATTACCTCTGGAAAAAGAAACCCAAAAAGAGTGATGTAGAAAGCTGTCAACAGCATCCTGTGCCATCTTCAGCAGACTACAGTTTAGACAAATTAAAACTTTTGAATGTTATAG GTCAAGGCAGATATGGTTGTGTTTGGCAGGGAGTGATCGACGATCAGGAAGTTGCCGTTAAAGTGTTTGCGGCACATCAtcgcaattattttctcaacgAAGATGAAATGTACAAGCTCTCGGGTGAAAATTCAGCCTTGTTAAAATGCTTTGGAGGAGGTGAATACATGGTGGCTCCAGGAGGGCTAGCAGATTACCTTCTTCTACTCAGCTTAGAACAAGAATGCCTAcaggaatatttaaaaaatcataccCTTGACTTAGTTACTCTAAGTAAAATGAGTCTTGGAGTGGCCAGAGGTCTTGCACATCTACATTCAGATTTAGGCAAACCTTGTATAGCTCACAGGGACATCAACAGTAGAAATATCCTAGTTAGATCTGATCTGACCTGCTGTATATGTGATTTGGGACTTGCGGTGGTACCAAGACTCGCCGAAAATAAATCTATTAGTGAAGCTG GTACCCTTAGGTATATGGCTCCTGAGGTTCTAGAAGGAGCGGTTAACCTACGAGATTGTGAAAGTGCTTTGAAGCAGATAGATATATATGCATTGGGATTGGTGCTGTGGGAGTTAGGAATCAGATGTACGGACATGCAGAACTCTGAACCACCATCATATTCGCCGCCATTTTATAAAGAAGCAGGTGAAAATCCGACCTTGGAACAAATGCAAACTTTAGTTAGTCGACACAAAGCTAGACCACTATGGCCACCATCTTGGAAAGACACTGCTGCTGCTCGTTTATTATGTGAAACTGCAGAAGATTGTTGGgaccag gaCGCTGAAGCACGGTTGACATCTCTTTGTGTGGTGGAACGTCTCCTAGAATTACCGTTACTAAAGGGTCGCGTGCTACATTCTATGCATCCTCCAGCGAGCCCCACACcgttaataaacaataatCATCTCCACGATCACCAGATCGATATGTCAGTAGGCACTGTAGAGACTCTTTTATCGCCTAGTGAAGAACATTGTAAAAATTCTAATCAGTTAGTGGCTTGTGTGACTCCACTTCAACCTTACCAGGGACGCAATCCTTGCCTCGAAAGAAATTTGCTTTCTGGATCGAGCGACAGTCTCTTAATTGATAAATCATCAAAACATTGTACTAGTTccgaatttcaaaatttaatcacaAATGACTTTCTCAACTATCAAATAAACTATCGAGCTATGCCCATTCCGTATCTTCAGAACGCTGTACACGGTAGTCCGAAACAGTCCAATACTAGCAGTGAAACTTCTAAAAGCAAATTTAAGTGGAATAgttttatgaaattatttcCGAATAAGAAATTTAATTCCGATGATAATTCAAGTAAAGCAACCCAAGTGAAACTTAATGCGAAATTAGTCAATGGATTTGGCCAAAATGGAGTAACGACTTCTTTGTTAGCTGAAAGCGAAACAAAACGGCCTTCAACTTTGCCCCTGACACTCAAATCTCAAGAAAACGCCTTAAATTCTTGTGGTGTAACGCAGatattaaaacgaaaaaatagtTTGTCTCGTCAGCGATCTTTGGAGCAGTTTAACGAAGTTTTTTCTTCAATTAGTGATTTGTCCAGACTGAAAGATCCTTCACAAAGAATTAAAACACCAGGTGACGTCCCACCTTCTGTTCGCAGAACTAGAGGTAAAGCTGCCAAAGAGTCCGCAAGGTTTTCATTATATGATGACAGAATGATGTGTCGTGGACAGTGGGGTAGTGCACCAGATCTGGAACCTCCTGTACCTCCAAAACTACCACAATTAAATGATTTACAAGACAGAGATAGTGTAAGTAGTTTCTAA
- the LOC138122639 gene encoding uncharacterized protein, whose protein sequence is MNLEHNIINTYLSAIEIVEHVESLFCGSEQIHYSTIQKELKSCCDKIDIIIAWETEHCDFLVALFQQKQQLTMLINLIENVMQEEVLINKCFNIASPINCQTSFIQPQIVESEIGKLDKNDKLLHIVQSSMEIPKVSGLSEIIGLLGVKMILRSLVILPKTQPQLFYNHRICNSILFYGPPGTGKTRLAHALAAEAKATFYCISASDVLSHYVGQTEKTIKMFFQYLKRSCHFTILFIDEIDAFCRKRTASEQEHTRRIKTEFMCQMSSTEECKNMYTVCATNCPWDLDTAILRRFQKRIYIPLPNENERFEFFTKNVQFHDGFVDWTPLLKKTEGYSGSDLLDLIQNALNIPLHELEDTKIWKHTEEGFYEPVLGEQDFSNVICSELSDLPPNSVKARKLQMNDLLNAVDTVMRTVTQSDVKKYERFCGI, encoded by the exons atgaatCTTGAACATAACATTATAAACACTTACTTGTCAGCAATAGAAAT tGTTGAACATGTGGAAAGCCTTTTTTGTGGAAGTGAACAAATACATTATTCAACAATTCAAAAGGAATTGAAGAGTTGTTGTGATAAAATTGATATTATTATTGCTTGGGAAACAGAACATTGTGattttctt GTAgcattatttcaacaaaaacaacagCTCACTATGTTGATTAATCTAATTGAAAACGTAATGCAAGAagaagttttaattaataaatgctTCAACATAGCATCACCAATAAATTGCCAAACAAGTTTTATCCAACCTCAGATTGTAGAAAGTGAAATAGGGAAATTAgacaaaaatgataaattattacatattgtACAAAGTAGTATGGAAATACCAAAAGTGAGTGGTTTAAGTGAAATTATTGGATTGCTTGGTGTTAAAATGATATTAAGATCTCTGGTTATATTACCAAAAACTCaaccacaattattttataatcatCGAATATGTAATAGTATTTTATTCTATGGTCCACCAGGCACAGGTAAAACGCGGCTTGCTCATGCTTTAGCAGCAGAAGCTAAAGCAACTTTTTATTGCATCTCCGCTAGTGATGTACTTTCTCACTATGTAGGGCAGACTGAAAA aactattaaaatgttttttcaatatttaaagagAAGTTGCCATTTTACCATTTTATTCATTGATGAAATAGATGCATTTTGTAGAAAAAGAACTGCAAGTGAACAAGAACATACTAGAAg GATCAAAACTGAATTTATGTGCCAAATGTCCAGTACAGAAGAgtgtaaaaatatgtatacagtTTGCGCTACTAACTGTCCATGGGATTTGGACACAGCAATTCTAAGGAGATTTCAGAAACGTATATACATTCCCCTTCCTAATGAAAATGAgcgttttgaatttttcacaaaaaatgtgCAGTTTCATGACGGCTTTGTTGACTGGACtccattactaaaaaaaactGAGGGATATTCAGGTTCCGATTTATTGGATTTAATTCAGAATGCTTTGAACATTCCCCTTCATGAATTGGAAGATAcaaaaatttggaaacacaCTGAAGAAGGGTTTTACGAACCTGTTTTGGGAGAACAAGACTTTTCGAATGTGATTTGCTCTGAGTTAAGCGACTTACCTCCTAATTCTGTGAAAGCAAGAAAACTTCAAATGAACGACCTCCTTAATGCTGTTGACACTGTTATGCGCACAGTAACTCAAAGTGACGTTAAAAAATACGAACGTTTTTGTGGGATTTAG